The sequence CCTGGATATGcccagcagcagcagcagcctCCTCCACCACAAGGTAAATACTGCTGTAAAGCTGTAGAGTCGATCAGTGCAAGTGGTTTGTAATTGTGTGGCTTGAAACGGCACATTaacaatgcatgcagtaatATTATATCTAATTGTTTTAAAATGCTTGATTTCGCATCGATATCAATATTATTTACGAAAATTTGGAGAATACCCTATGTCAGTGTACTATAAAATAGAATTAGAATGTCTGTATTGTCTGtgactacataattatgaataattatgtagtctcTCCCTACAGGTTATGGTCAACCCCCTGACCAAAGCTATGGCCAGCCTCCTCCCCAGGGCTATGGCCAGCCTCCTCCCCAGGGCTATGGCCAGCCCCCTCCCCAGGGCTATGCCCAACAGGGCTACCCTCCGGCCTCGTACCAGCCTATAGTGCAGCAACAGCAGACGAACCAGACTGTCGTGGTGACCCAAGCTCCGGCAGCTGTCACTACTCAATATGTTGTGTAAGTGTTTGGATTCTGTACAGAGCTTTTCTGTACAcgcaacatacatgtacatacatgtagagatTTAAGGGTTGAAAGGAAGTGGTACAAATCCATAGTAAAACCATAAAAccagattctgcaaaaccatTATGATTGTTATCACTCATGCAGGAAGAATCAGACCAACCATCTTCTTCACTTCATCATCTGCCTGATCTGCCCATGGTGGATCTTTGTGTGGATTTGCGTCTGCATCTGCAGTTAATTGGCAACCGAGTATAGTGAGCCTGAACTGACTTTGTACCATTTATTTTGTACCGTATAATTAAAATTCGAACAACATTTCCTAGTTCACAGACTtcctaaaattaatgtgcacgTTAAGTGATTTTTGCACTATCAGTTCTGTTTTCAGTTCTGTGCCGTTGTAGTGATTTGCTTGTGCTTTTGCTTGTACTTTCTGTTATCTTGTAGATAATAATGAATAAGATAGCCAATAAATGTGAGGAGTCCAAACACAATGGTGGTTAGGGTGGTGACTGTTAGCTCTACAGCTTTAGGTAGAGGGGCGCGCTCCACAAAcacctgtgcatgtgtgtgcatgtgtgtgtgaggtgtgcaTGATGGTATTATATAATGCATGTTATATCACTTATGTGGAAAGTAAAAATAcaatgtaagtacatgtgtgtgtgaggtgtggtggTATTACAGTATAATACATGTTATATCACTTATGTTGAAAGTAAATAAGTGTATTGTTTGTGATACTGGAGTAGCAGTTGACACACAGTGAATTGGGTTGAGAGTTGACAGAATGAGGTAATGTTGACCAGTAGTGCTCTGAAATGGAACAGCCCAGGACCCTGCacaaaaccacacacacactgacaatgGTGTCAACACACATGAGGAACAGAAAGTGAAAGGGGTATTGGTGTCTATATCATATTACATGCATAGCTGGGCCTTTTACTTATAATGTCATtcatacagtgtacaaatCCCTATCATACACTGTCAGGTACCTTAAAGCGAATGGCTGACACTTGGCTATTATTAGTGATGAGGATAAAGTCAGAGCGTTGGTTGAGCTCCTCCAGCTCAATGAATGAAGCGTTCCCTCTTAGGCCATCCATTGTCAAGAGCAGGGAAAAGTTCAATGGGAACACTACCTCGTACAACTGCCTGTACACCTACACATGGACAGTGTATGTCTGGCATGAAGTATCATGGTCAGTTCTAACAGAGTACAGACAATGCTGATAGGTTAGGAAATAATTGGCAGATACACTAGCAGGAAGTACTGCACTAGAGACTGGAGGAGGTCATGAAA is a genomic window of Halichondria panicea chromosome 15, odHalPani1.1, whole genome shotgun sequence containing:
- the LOC135349400 gene encoding uncharacterized protein LOC135349400, which produces MSEPPPPAYDPGYAQQQQQPPPPQGYGQPPDQSYGQPPPQGYGQPPPQGYGQPPPQGYAQQGYPPASYQPIVQQQQTNQTVVVTQAPAAVTTQYVVKNQTNHLLHFIICLICPWWIFVWICVCICS